The window AGGTCAGTTATGCCCCAAGGAGCAAAGGGTCTGCCTCCACTGCCTAGGGGACTCTGCTTCTCACTCTCTGAAACAAGCAGCCCTTCCTCAGAAACAGCCCTCCTGTCCCTGGGACTGTCTCTGGAGCCATGCCAGGACCTCTCTCCTGGACAGTGACACCAATAGCAGCAGGCGAGGTCAGCCTTCCCTGGAGGGAGCCCCGGGATTCTAGGTGGCCATGCCGAGCCCTAACTCCCAACACCGCACGGGTCTCACTGCTCTcactgacccccacccccacccccggctaGGCCCTGACCTTTGCAGTCCCATCCCCCAGGGCAGTCCTGTCGGGGTCCCTCCCAGCTCCTCAGTGGCCTAGCTGGGCAAGTGCTCGGGGCTGCCCTGCGCTCGCTCTGCACAACAGAGAGGGCACTGCTGCCCTGGACGCCTTCACGCATCGTAGAGGGCGGTGCATGTCTGTGTGCTTGGGAGTCTAAACTGACAAGGGCCTGTGCCTCTGGGCTCTGCGCACCAGTGCCTGCCTGTCAGCTCTACATGCTGTAGGGGACCGCGCACAACACAGGGCCGTTGCCTCGCCCACCTGTGGCCCTCTTCTTGGGGGACTTGAGGCTGCGGCAGCGGGCACCCGGAGAGGCAGCCCCGCTCTCGCTCATGGAGTCCGGGGCAGAGGAGGTGCTGCCGGTGGCCTCACTGTCACGCATCATGCTCTCATAGCCGCTGCTGCCACCGCTGTGGTAGAAAAGGGCTGTGCGGCCCATGGCAGGTGGAAGTTCCCCGCTCAGCACGCTGCTATTGTCGCTGCCATGGCCGCTGCTGTAGCGCTGCGGCCTCCGTGGCGCTGTCACCTTGCTGTAgggggagggcagggctgggcccaCTGGCGGCCTCTCCTCTCCCGCATTCACACCGCTGTCATTGCCGCTGTCCGAGTCGGCTGCACCCCAGGAGGGACAGCCTCTGCCGGGGGCTCCACTGGCCACCAGCTCATGGACGCGACTATGGGCAGCCCGGAGCGCCTGCCTGGTGCCCATAATGGTGCCGCGACCAGCCTTAGCCCCAATACCTGGCCCAGCCCGTGGGGCTGCCCTGGCACCTGTCCCAGGCCCGCTGGGGGCTTTGCCTGCCACAAAGGCCGGTGGTTTCACTGAACTACCTGGAGCTCGTGACCCACCGGCCACTAGACTACGGCCCTTGGCCCCACCAGGCAGGGGTTTAGGGGCTCCCACACCTTTGGCTGGGTTGCTCCTACAGGCAGGGGTCAACCCAGGCATGGGGCTGGCAGGCGGTACCCCCAACCTGGGCACAGCCCGGGGCAGCCGCCAAGCAGCTTCCCTGACCTTGCCGCCACCGTGCACTAGGCCCTCGTGCCGTTCCAGAGATGGGTGGCCGGTGGAACGGTGTACCACCTCCACCTTGCTGGCTCGGGCCTTCAGGCTGGATGTGGCCCTGGGGACAGAGTGGTCAATCcggccactgggcctggcctcctCCTCTCCTCGGAAAATAGCGGCAGCCCCGACTCGCATCAGGCCCACAGCCTGAGTGGGGGCTAGGGCTGAGCTGCTCTTATGCTCCAGGCTGGACTTCCTCACAGGCGGGGCCGGTGGGGCCGTCCCACTGGGCCTCGGAAAGAAGCCCCCCTTGGGAGCCACACTCTTCTTGCCAGTGGGGGAGGCCTTCAGGCTTCCTGAGCAGGCCCCTGCCTCAGCCAGAACATCCCCACAGGACCCACCAGGTGTGGTCACGCCCAATGTGGTGGCTCCCCTCCGCAGTGGCGGAATCCAAGCCACAGCCTCTGGCCTGCGGGCCACCCTGGCAGCCACCTCACACCCGTCCACCACTCTCTGGGCACAAGCCAGCATCACCTGGCCCTCAAGCAGCCGGGAGGAGCCAGGGATAGGGCTGGGGGCCCTGCCAGCAGAGGCCACCTGAAGCACATCACATTCATCTGCCCGGAGCTGCCACGGGTCCTCGAACAGGCCTCGGCCAGGCGGGCTCTGACCCACGTGAGTGCAGCCTGTGCGGCTGGCCGCTGAGGTAGTCCTCGATTTCCGGGGTAGGCTGGAGTGGATGGTCTGTGTTGTGGCTACTCCCTGAGGGGACCCAGCCCAGGTCTCTTTCCCCAGTTGGACTGCGGCAGCTGCAGCCGCCTCCCCAGGGTGAGGACTCCAGGCCTGGCTGGGGCTGTCGGCTCTGTCCTGTTCCAGGCAGCCAGAACTGCCATCCTCCAGGGAGCTGTCCAGGACAGGGGTGTCGGGCCATGGAGGCAAGTTGGGGCCACAGGTGGCAGAATCGTGGAGGCCGACCACACAGGTTGGGGGGCTGCCTAGGCCCTCCGGAGCGGGGGACGTGTAAGCGTCGAACTCATCATTGATGCTGCTGATGATGCTGACTGGCCTGGACCCAGAGGCCAGGGCCTGCAGGGAGCAGCTGCTGCCGAGGCTAGTCAGGCTGGTGGGCCTCCCAGCTCCCGCAAGCCCACCCAAGGACAGCTCCTCCACCACCGTGAACACCAGCTCATCCTCGCCATTGAGCTCCACAGGCTGCTGCAAGGTCACTGTGGCCGTCAGCAGGCCCCGCTCCAAACGGTGACCACGAGCGGCTGGGCAGGGGCAAGCCACGTCTGGGAGTGGTGGGGATTGGCCCGCCTGCCCACTCATGCCTACAGGGGGTGTCCGCACCACGCAATTGGcaccccctcccccaggctcCTCTGGGGCTCCGTGGCCTTCGGGTTGAAGGGGCGGAGGGGCCGGGCTGGGCAATGGCCTTCTGCCTCCACCCCCAGAGGCCTTGTCCGGGGCAGGCAACTCAGGCCGGGTGCCACTATCCTCCCTCTGGTCACTCCAGGTGTTGGCCTTGGCGGGCTCAGGGGCACCCCGGTGGGTGTCCAAGCCAGAGCTGCCTTGAGAGGTGCTGGCCGCCATCGGGGGGCCCATGGCTTTCCTGGGGGACGCAGCCTTAGGTGCCAAGGGCTTCCTGCTCCCTGGGGACGAGCTGGCCCAGGCCCCGTTGGGGACAAAGGGGGACCCCCAGGGTCCCTCACTGCCATCAATGCACTCCAGCCGCTCCTGCAGCTCAGCAAAGGTGCTGCAGCGGAAGTGGTCGGCGTCTCGTGGGCCCACGGAGGGCCGCCTGCGGCTCAGAGCAGGGATGATGGGCACAGAGTCTGGTGGGCCCTCATTGTCAGTGAGCTCACGGTCGGACAGTGCCATGCCACCAGGCCCCACGTAGATGACGGTGTCACAGGACTGCTCACTGCTGGACGAGTAATCCGGGTCCCCAGGCAAGCCAGGCCTTGAGTGGTCAGGGTCCAGGCCCACAGCACGAGGCTGGAAGGGCCGCAGGTGCGGGGGCCGGCGAGCACGGCTCTCCTCACAGGAGCTCTCCCCGCCCGAGGAGCTGGAGGCACACTGGGGGCAAAGTGGCTGTGAGCCCATCCTCCCCTGCATCGCCTCTTCCCAACCCTCCCCAGGACTGGTGGCAGCCACCGGCCAGGCCCTGCCACACACCAGGAACTGCACTGAGGGGCTCCTGTCAGCCACTTTGCAGGGAGAAAGGCATTGATCTGCTTtttgggagagagggaagatgtGGGCATGACCTACAGCTGCAAGCCAGAATTCAGAGCCAGGCTGTCTGCCCTGAATGCCCACGAGGCCCCACGGGGTGCCTGGAATGTCCCCTGCTGAGCTGATTGATGCTGCTCTCTCCAGGCCCAGGGGCCTGTGTGGGACAACAGGCTAGAGAGAGGCCAGGCCCCAGCCAGCTCCGGCTGCCAGCATCTCCGACACCTCTGGGAACCTCGGGCTGGGCTCCCTGATCCCCCGGGCAGGACACATGGCATAGCCCTCACCCCACTCTCTGCAGGGACTGGCAGAGAAGCCGGGGAGGCCTTTGGGGAGGGGTGGGCAGGAGATggacccaccttggccttcttcCTGCGCAAACGGTGGATGCGGGCGGCCAGCTGCACTGTGCTTAGTGTCTCAGCGTGGTGGGCCGGCACATCCGAGACATGGGCAATCATGGTGGTGTGGCAGCTGGTTGTGGCCAGGGCCTCCCGCAGTAGCATGGTGAGTCTGTGGTCCCTGGGGGCCGAGGGGGCTCAGACAtcagcagaggaggctgggcaaggGGAGCCCCAGGTCAGGTCTGGCATCCCCTCTGTCCCTGCACCCTGGGCCACCTGCCACCAGCCTAGCTCTGGATCAGGCAGCCCTCAAGGATGGAGGCCCCTcaggtgggggagtgggggagcAGGGGGCCACCAGAGTGCCAAACCCTCAAGCACGAGAGCCTGGCCTATCCCCAGCCGACTGCCAGCCCCCAACCAATGCCCGCCAAGGTGCCCACACTCACCGATAGGGTACATGCTTGGCTCCATTGACCAGGGCCAAGATGACGCTGCCCAGGGCTGACAGGGACAGGCACAGAGGTCCCCCAGcagcctccccacccctgccaggcGCCGCCTCACAGCTGCCCAGGTCAATAAGGTGCAGGCGGCTTCGGCCTCCAGACACTGAAACCACAGGGCAGGCTGATGATGGAGGGTCCCAGGCCCAGACTCTGCCCCACAGCCCCATCCCAAGCCCAAGCAGGAGTCTTCAGGGGACACCCCCAGGGGACAATGGACAACAGGGCCCCTGGACCTAGGTCTCAGCTGTGCACACACAAGCGCTGGGCGCAGCACCTACTGGCTCCCCGGCCACACTTCTCCACGCGGTACTGGTAGACATGAAGCGTGAACAGCATGTGGGAACTGCACCGGGTGTCCTCCCCACTGCCTGCACGGCTGGTGCTGCGGGCCGCCAGTGCTGCGTCCAGGAAGAAGGCTGCCTTCTCTGCCGAGGGTGCCCTCAGCTCGCTCTGGTGCTGGAGCTGTGAGAAAGGAGAGGCGAGGGCACTTAAGCAGCTGGAGCCAAGTGCAAACCCACACCGTGCCCTCTACCCACTGTGCACAGGGCTGCTGGCGCACCTGCGCCCCACACGCGGGGTCCTCCCGCAGGTGTACTCCTGGAGACTGGGTGTCCTGGGGGCTTCCAGAGGCCACCTCGGCCAGCAGGTCCCGCAGGCTCTGGTCCCGGCCGCACACCTCCACAGCCGAGACACGGACGGAGAAGCGGGTCCCCATCCTCTCCTTGTGCTCCTCGATGAGCCTAAAGAGCCAGGAGATGGCGCAGGGCACGACGCCCAGGCTCTGGGGCGAGCTGTCCCTGCCGATCATGGTGTACGACTTGCCTAAAGATGGCACAGGCACATCAGCCCCGCACTCCACAGGGCAAGCCCACAAATAGCCACACATGGGGACCGACCACCCGGCCCTGCCCATGGGCCTCAGGGCCTGCCTGGGGCCTCCTCTGGTCCAGACTGCATTCTGGTTCTGCAGGGCTTCAGCTTCCTCTCCAGCAGCCCTAACCCACATGCCCACCCACTGCTCACATGAAGACCCAAGCTTCTCCCCACCCGGAGCTAAGCCCAGAGATGGCAGCAGCAAGGATGGGAGTGGGGTGGTCAGCAGATTCCTCCAGGGCAGGGCACTCACCAAGGCTCATGTGGCCgaaagaaaaaatacagccaTCAGCCCCACTGACCACAGACTGAAGCACGTCAGCTAAGGTCCCCGAGCAGATTTCAGCCTAGGAGGGCAGAGAAAATGAGACCGGCCCCAGGGCTACAGACTGTGGCCACCTGCCTTCCACCATGTCTATGAGCCCAAAACCTGTCTGTCCCTGCTACATGCAGGCAATCGGCACACGGGAGGCTTGGCTGGCACACACAGGGCCAAAGACACATCTCTTACATGTGGCACACTGCACACAGCACTAAGCGTGCAGAAACCAAACCAGACACACACTCCACACAGACAGCACCGAGCCTGCGGAAACCAGACACACGCCGCACACAGACAGCACAGAATGCGCATGAACCagacacaccacacacagacaGCACAGAGTGCGCACGGACCAGACACGCCGCACACGGACAGCACAGAGTGCATGAACCAGACACGCCGCACACAGACAGCACAGAGTGCGCACAGACCAGACACGCCGCACACGGACAGCACCGAGTGCTCACGGACCAGACACGCCGCACACGGACAGCACCGAGTGCGCACGGACCAGACACGCCGCACACGGACAGCACAGAGTGTGCACGGACCAGACACGCCACACACGGACAGCACAGAGTGCGCACGGACCAGACACGCCACACACGGACAGCACTGAGTGCGCACGGACCAGACACGCCGCACACAGACAGCACCGAGTGCGCATGAACCAGACACGCCGCACACAGACAGCACCGAGTGCGCACGGACCAGACACGCCGCACACAGACAGCACTGAGTGCGCATGAACCAGACACACCGCACACATGAACCAGACACACCGCACAAAGCAAACCGGATGTACTAGCcagacatgtgtgcacacatggaCATGGCCCCCAAAACATATTCTACCATGAAAGTGCACACATGCCAGAAATGACCACAGCACACACAGAGACCCACTTCTGGCCTCAGTTCATGTCGTACATGTGGGGCACATCGGGTGCCCTGTGTTCAGGAAGAACACACCAGAGCTCCCAATGCTTCTGGGTGGGCTCCAGAAGGCCAGGACTTGGCCTATAGCAGCAGCCACTGGGTAGAGCCACCCACAGGCAGACTTGTTGGCACCAGGCGAGCTGGGCTCCACTCtgcacctccttcctcctcataCCACACAGAGAGGCCAGTACAAATCTGCCCCTTGGTCCTCAGCCAGCGGCCAGGTCCCCAAACCCCCAGGAGGATGCCTGCCAAGCCCACCCACCACCGTACCTGCTCGGAGTCCGGGGGGAAGATAGCATCAAAAGCAAACATCCTGGGCAGGACCGCGGTGGCGGCTCGCCGGGGGCCTGCGCAGCCCGGGGGACCAGCAGCCGGGTCATAGAGGGTCACCTGCTTCTTCCGAGGGTCCACCTTCAGGAAAGACATGGACTCGGACGAGCGCTGGGCCCCCTGTGCCGGCCAGACCCGAAGCATGACCTTCACCTGAGGGGGGAGGTGGCACATCTGAGCAGGCGATCTCTGCCCATCTGGCCGCTAACTGCAGGGCAGGAGGAGCGGCGAGGCTGGCAGGGGCACAGCCCAGCAGCCCTGGATGGGACACAAAGAATGGGGAGCAGCAAGCTGGGGACACAGGGCACAGAGGGACACCCAGTCTTGCTAAGCGGTTCAGCCCAGGCCAGGACGGGATAGAGCAGCACACCCCTCTCCCATTCCCCAGAGATCTCTCTCATCTAGAGAACCCCTCCTGGCCAAAGCCCTCCAGGGGCTGAGGGGTGGCAGGGTGTGCAGGGAGCACCTGTGGGATGAGGCAATGGATGCCCCACAGAAGGGCAAGGGCCCCAGATTCTGGTGGTGCTGGGGGGACTTTCAGGGCTGCTGCTTCTGAACCCCAGCCAGCTTGGGAAGCCAAACTCAAAAACCCAATGATTGGCAGGGTCTCCACAAGGAGAAAGCTGGAGAAAACCCTGTAAAAATGACAAATCAGGGACCCAAAGAAAACAAGGACCGCTTCCTAGAAGAGATGCGAATTCTGAAGCCCTCAGTCTCACAAGCGCTCATGCAGGCTTGGGAAACGGAGGCTGGGGCAGCGGGGGGTGACGGGGTGGGGGTTGGCAGGATGAGGGTGGGGCTGGACTTCCGGCCTGAGCTCCCAGGGCCCTGGCAGGTGGCAGGCAGCTCTGGCTCTGGGCAGGATCAAGGGTGTGTCTCCAAAGCAATGACAGTACCAGTCTCAGGAAGCCCCCAGCCAGCTAGGCCAGCACCCTCAGAGGGAGCAGAAGCTAGGCGTGGAGGGGGGCTGCCAGGTCCCAGAGCTGCTGGAGAAGGAGCAACCCAACATGTACATTGTGTGTACGGGGGCTGGGGGGGCTCTGACCCACCAGGTGCTAGTCACCAGCCACCAAGAACCACCCTGATTCAGGCCCCTCCTTACGGACACCACAGTCTACCCTGCGATGAAATCTCTGATTTCTCCACAACAGCCTAAATCAAATTACCCGAGACTCATTTCAAAGCCAATATTTTTCACAGATTTAATTGTAAGTGACAGATACATAAGGCTGGCAAAATTGGTTTACCATGGGTAGTTCCACTAGGCGGATTGATATGCAAACTGCTCCAGCTGCGAGTGCCCCTCTCGGGAAAGCCTGAGGAACCACTTCTACTGTACCTCCCAGAACCCGGGCTCCATTAGGGGAGAATCGATTCTTTTATTCCCTGATGACACGAACAAAACTATTTCATTTCCCAACGCTGCTGCAAAGCAGACGAAAATGTGCACTTCCTGGtaatttttggcaatttttttccaGCATGAACTCCTCACCACTTGAGGAGCAGAAAGGGTTCTCAGATCTGAGAGAATTCCtagtgggaaggggagggaggggaggccaGAGAAGCCCTCAATTTGGTTCTGACATCCTGTGAGGGCCATCCTCTCAGCCACAGTTTTAATCTTAGAGTCTGGCCTCCCCGGGAGGGGACAGGGCACAGAGGGGCATCAGCCACCAGCCTGCCCCCAGCACTGCCCCATCCCAGTGCCATTGTCTGCCAGAGAGAACCCTGTCATTACTGTGGGAAATGACAGGGTCCTTTCCGAGAAGCACGTCAAGCCTCTCCCCTAAATGTTCAGATATCACAAAGCCTTGCTGAATAGCTGCCTGGTGGGGGAAAAACACATTTTGCATTAAAAAAGGGCTTCTAGCTCCCAAGAGGTGGCCCAGGCAGGCGAGGGAGGAGGGGCGCACAGCACCCACCCAGAAAGGATGTCTTTTTTAATACCACCCTGTGATGGATTATCTTAAGTAGCACattaatgtcagaaattgagtgtAATCTAACTTCTTCTCGGTGACAATATTAAACGCCTTTCAGGAGGCATCTCTGAGCATGTGATATTAGTGCTAATAACATCCAGGGAGCTGGGGAGGGGGCACAGTGGGGGGTTAGAAGGCTGGTGGCCAAGGGCTGAGTGACCAGGGAACAGGGTGGGGATTTCTGCcacagagaggaagaagaaggccCTCAGGAGCCAGGGGTGGGGCTGGTCTCTGAGTAACAGCCAGGGCAGAGCAGCCCTCCACCCCTCAGCCCTGCTGGCGGACGGAGAGGCCCAGATGGACCAGCAGGCTCAGTAGGCAGACTGAGGTCACCCCCTCGAGTCCAGCGCTGGGCTAGAAGCCCGAAGGTTGCACCTTTCCCTTCACACTGGACCTCAGCTATCCTTCCCCAGGTCTCAGCACAGCTGTACACCCCACATGGCCAGCCTTAGGGGCCCAACCACCCTGCCTTAGAGGCTTTCCAGGGTGGAGAGGATGCCCGGGTGTGAGTCGACACACCGGTTCTAGGCCAGAACATGGGGCTGACGTCCGCCTTGCTTCCTGGGGATGCTGTGAGAGAAACAGCCCTGGTGCAGAGCACAGGGACATGGAGTGGGAAGCCCCTCTCTGCCCCCAAACCCCAAGCAATGCTGGGAATGGGGAGGTCCCAAGAGGAAAGCTACCTCTCCAGGCAGCCCCTGCTCCCAGGCTGAGCAGCACAGACAGAGTCAGCCACCCCAGGACACAGAGCTCCCTCTGACTTGGGGTCACTGACTCAGAGTGTCCAAGTCAGGAGGACACAGAGGTTGGCCCAGCCAACCTGCCCAAGAGAACGTTAAGCAGGGCCGGAGAGGAAAGGTGATTTATCCAGTTCCATGAAGCTAGGAGGAACGCGTGGTGGGAGGGACTCAGAGGCAGGGAGCTCATGAGGTACATACCCCACTCTGGGGCTGACCACCCCCAAATCTGCACGCAGCTCCACGTGGTGACCACGCACAGCACCCAAGCCCGGCAGCTATGGCCCAGAACCAGCCAGAGTTGCCAGTGCACCCCATGGGCTCCTAGCCAACAGGCTACCACCAGTCCAGGCAGCACTAGCCTGATGAGGCCTTTGGGGAGGGAGCCCCTAGAACAGGTGCTCTGGGGCCAGTTGGCCCAACTCACTACAGCTTCCCGGGTGGCACAGGGTCTCATGGGCCCTCCCATGACCCAGAGATGCCTCAGAAAATGCTAGGGGTGGCTCAGCACCATAGCTTGAGTAGGGTGAAGgccacatgtactgaggctggagggttcaaacccagcccgggcctgctaaacaacaatgacaactgcaaccaaaaaatagttgggcgttgtggcgggtgcctgtagtcccagctactcgggaggctgaagcaagagaatcgcttaagcccaagagtttgaggttgctgtgagctgtgatgccacagcactctacccagagcgacatagcgaaactgtctcaaaaaaaaaaaaagaaaagagaaagaaaatgctggGGGCTGCCAGGGTCTGGAGCCGTGTTCATGCATGGGAGCTGGGCTGTGGCTGGGAAGCCATGCAGGGGTCCGCCCAACATACACAAGTGGCACCCGCCAGACAGGACAGCCACCCTGACAGCCTTCTGCAGACATATCAAGGGGTTTCCAACATGGCACAGACCATCACTGGGGAGGTAACGCCCCTGGGCCCTGGGGTGGAGACTCTGGGGAGATGGCCACTGGGTGCACTGAGCAGGCCCAACCCCACCACTCTCAGGGTGCTGAGAGGGGCCCCTGCAGAGCAGGCGCAGGGCCAGGAAAGCGCTCAACATTCAGGCTGGGGGTTGGACCCAGGGTCCAGTATCCCCTCCACGGCTGTGCAACTCCGGAGCACCATTTAGCCCTTGCTAAATGGGCTCCTCTACTTCCTGGTAGACCTGGGGCTCCCAAGCCTCTAGAGGTGCAGCCAGATAGTCACCCAGAACCCTGGGGCCAGCCGGGAGATCCCACATCAGGCAAGGCCCTTGCCCCTCAATTTCCCCAACTGCCATAGCTAGCCTAAACCTGCATCACACATCCCACTTCACCAGGCTGGCTGTGACTGGGATCTTCCCAGACACAGCAACTCTAGAAAATGGGGGAGTCCCCACCTGACCCCTGCCCACCTCAGGCAGCATCCCACAGAGACCACCACCTGGCCCTGGAATCTCTGTGGACACACCACCCCCACCCAGGCTCCCTGGGCCTCTGTCTCCCCATTTGTGGCCCGCCAACCACCCCTGCTCAGCCTAGGAGGAGGAAGGGGCGTTGCTCCATCtgtacccacccccacccccactcctgccCAGATCACCATGACCGCAGGGCGGGCCTACCTTTCCCACGCTGCCGGAGCTATCCTTGGCCTTGGAGGTGGCCCTGACCAGGCAGGGGGGCACCGGGGGTGGCCACAGCTGCAGGACCCCACTAAAGTTGGTGGGGTAGGTAGAGGCACCCCGGGCAGCTGGAGCCGGTGGTGGGTGGGGCTTCTTGCGCTTGGAGGCCAGACTGAGTTTCTGGGCAGCTCTGGGAGGAGAAGCGTGGGCACTCAGTGGGCATCAGCAGCTGCCCGTCACACACCCATGCGGGCACCAAGGCGTCCCACCCTCAGAACCCCATCAGCCACTTCCAGGAAACATGGCCAGAATGGGGCTCCATGGCCTGCACTTTATTCCTCCAAGTGGGGGCCTCTGTGTACCCCTCCCAGGCCAAGGACCCTCCCAGTGCCTGCACTGAGGGCATCACCTGCCGGCCACCAGCTCTTTCCCACCTGGCAGCCGCTGTGGGCTCAGGTCAGACTTCCCTGGGCTATGGCCTGTACCTGTTGACCCAGTCtcctgtgccttagtttccctgGCTTTAAAATAGGATGATGTGACCACTGGAGGCCTGCATTCAAAGCACCCAGGACAGTGCCCACATACAAAAGGATCTCTATGCTGCCATCATGACTACCATGTCCCCCTGGACCCCAGGCAAAGTCTTCCTCACCCTTCTGAATGTGCTAAGGCCCCGAATTTGTCCTGGAGACGCTGTCCTGCTTGGCCCCTACCCACTACCCTCCAGGAGAGCCTCACACTGGCTCCAGCTGCCACCTGCCCCAGGACCTGGGTGAAGTACGCCCACACCCAGCCTCAGCCCACGCCCCACAGCATCCCCAGGGAACCACTGAGACACGGTCTGAGCAGACCCCAAACCCCGGGCCCTATGGGGAGAAGATGATGCCTGGGTTCAAACACCCACAAGGGGGTCATGGTGCACGTTTGGTAAGTGTGGTGTAGACTCCCAGGGACCCCGACACACACAGAGACCTGCACACTCActgaaacagacacacacacacagactcagagatacatatacagacacacagaaagacacacaCAATCACACGCAATCACTGCTCCCCAGCTGTTGCTCATCCCAGTCCTGCTGCAACAGACACGCCTCAGGTGAGCTCACCATGCCCACCCACTGGTTCCCTGGGGTGGCTCCTCTGTGGCCACCGGCCCACCCACGGCTGTCACCCCCAGCTGCATGCACTCAGGGCTCCTGAGCTGACAGGTGGCTGTCGCTCGCTCCCCCTGCTTCTGCACCCTCAAGCATGCCCCACCCTTCCTCCTGGCCCTGGGCCTCTCCAGCCCATTTTGTCCCAACAGGACTACAGCCTGCCTCCTACCACCCTCTACTGTGGCAAGACCAACACCGCTGTTTTGCTCAACTCCTCTGTCGTTAATCGGAGTTGTCTTTTAAGAGACCCCAGGGACGGCTTTCCTCCTAGTGAGGTGTCatcatggaaaataaaagtaatctaCGATGCATGGCGGAGTCCTTTAGAGAGCAGTGGTGGCAGCACCTGTGTCCACCGAGGCAGGACCAGGAATGGGGGACAGCGAGGGTCTCGGAGCTGAGCCCAGGCTACCTGGGAGGAGCCCACACAGCTCTGGGCACCAGGAGACCTTGGAGACATGGGTTCTTTAGCCACAGCTGGTACTAGCAATGCCATCTTCATCCCAGGGGCCCAGAGCCTGGTGTGTGAGACCCACAGATCTTACATGGCCTGAGTCACACCGTGTGACAGCCCTGAAAGGCAGagttcctcctcctccactgtCCCGAGGTCACACTGCAGATCAGGGCAGGACAGAGGCCATCTCT is drawn from Nycticebus coucang isolate mNycCou1 chromosome 6, mNycCou1.pri, whole genome shotgun sequence and contains these coding sequences:
- the KIF26A gene encoding kinesin-like protein KIF26A isoform X1 gives rise to the protein MGGRGTPLCAAQPAVRVAGPGEGCGRRGPGGHSPGQNSGHEDTRWVAEGSLAHDQLPLLEVPPLKRLPAGPDQDPCGSRPAPEGAGAGAEQGHSAAGGGWCRHCHTKLVELKRQAWKLVSGPGTPLREPCLSTLLLDKLPASGALPVCRPEAESRCDVCATHLQQLTQEALHLLQAPASHQDPDTTHGDPGVVVTGPSISTSLRDSPGPVGPAGKRPSHAGPDRMKGVAWPPRPSVQVSVAPAGLGGALSTVTIQAQQCLEGMWSVSRVNSFLPPACLAEAAVAAVAVADTVRDGPPTARPDGLLKAWGRGGACTSALVTPVPGASVGGSTGPSAAASFFLRAAQKLSLASKRKKPHPPPAPAARGASTYPTNFSGVLQLWPPPVPPCLVRATSKAKDSSGSVGKVKVMLRVWPAQGAQRSSESMSFLKVDPRKKQVTLYDPAAGPPGCAGPRRAATAVLPRMFAFDAIFPPDSEQAEICSGTLADVLQSVVSGADGCIFSFGHMSLGKSYTMIGRDSSPQSLGVVPCAISWLFRLIEEHKERMGTRFSVRVSAVEVCGRDQSLRDLLAEVASGSPQDTQSPGVHLREDPACGAQLQHQSELRAPSAEKAAFFLDAALAARSTSRAGSGEDTRCSSHMLFTLHVYQYRVEKCGRGAMSGGRSRLHLIDLGSCEAAPGRGGEAAGGPLCLSLSALGSVILALVNGAKHVPYRDHRLTMLLREALATTSCHTTMIAHVSDVPAHHAETLSTVQLAARIHRLRRKKAKCASSSSGGESSCEESRARRPPHLRPFQPRAVGLDPDHSRPGLPGDPDYSSSSEQSCDTVIYVGPGGMALSDRELTDNEGPPDSVPIIPALSRRRPSVGPRDADHFRCSTFAELQERLECIDGSEGPWGSPFVPNGAWASSSPGSRKPLAPKAASPRKAMGPPMAASTSQGSSGLDTHRGAPEPAKANTWSDQREDSGTRPELPAPDKASGGGGRRPLPSPAPPPLQPEGHGAPEEPGGGGANCVVRTPPVGMSGQAGQSPPLPDVACPCPAARGHRLERGLLTATVTLQQPVELNGEDELVFTVVEELSLGGLAGAGRPTSLTSLGSSCSLQALASGSRPVSIISSINDEFDAYTSPAPEGLGSPPTCVVGLHDSATCGPNLPPWPDTPVLDSSLEDGSSGCLEQDRADSPSQAWSPHPGEAAAAAAVQLGKETWAGSPQGVATTQTIHSSLPRKSRTTSAASRTGCTHVGQSPPGRGLFEDPWQLRADECDVLQVASAGRAPSPIPGSSRLLEGQVMLACAQRVVDGCEVAARVARRPEAVAWIPPLRRGATTLGVTTPGGSCGDVLAEAGACSGSLKASPTGKKSVAPKGGFFPRPSGTAPPAPPVRKSSLEHKSSSALAPTQAVGLMRVGAAAIFRGEEEARPSGRIDHSVPRATSSLKARASKVEVVHRSTGHPSLERHEGLVHGGGKVREAAWRLPRAVPRLGVPPASPMPGLTPACRSNPAKGVGAPKPLPGGAKGRSLVAGGSRAPGSSVKPPAFVAGKAPSGPGTGARAAPRAGPGIGAKAGRGTIMGTRQALRAAHSRVHELVASGAPGRGCPSWGAADSDSGNDSGVNAGEERPPVGPALPSPYSKVTAPRRPQRYSSGHGSDNSSVLSGELPPAMGRTALFYHSGGSSGYESMMRDSEATGSTSSAPDSMSESGAASPGARCRSLKSPKKRATGLQRRRLIPAPLPDTAALGRKPSLPGQWVDLPLPLASSLKEPFEIKVYEIDDVERLQRPRPAPREDPAQPLQDAQSPTCVSMRLRLAERRQQRLREARAKHEHLCQELAETQGRLMVEPGRWLEQFEVDPELDPESVEYLVALERATVALEQCVNLCKAHVMMVTCFDISIAATTTVLGPQEVDV